A portion of the Cryptomeria japonica chromosome 5, Sugi_1.0, whole genome shotgun sequence genome contains these proteins:
- the LOC131875716 gene encoding uncharacterized protein LOC131875716, whose translation MDFAFGKDDVIHGRHDVERALKFIQKGQAIHQAVEAQLEQSQAKYKARHDKHRIDHHFQVGDRVWLHISKERMQGEGKKLKPVRYGPFEILEKIGTNAFRLNLPPYMQIYSVVNVENLKLYEPPMILDEDTDIQVPSVDDLSLEYMSELSEDVILDKNVRTSRRGPIEYLRVGLKGMHPRKARWMEIGKVRELYPHLISK comes from the coding sequence ATGGATTTTGCTTTTGGGAAGGATGATGTTATTCATGGACGCCATGATGTAGAAAGGGCTTTAAAGTTCATCCAGAAGGGCCAAGCAATCCATCAGGCAGTAGAAGCACAGTTGGAACAGAGCCAAGCAAAATACAAGGCTCGCCATGACAAGCATCGCATAGATCATCATTTTCAGGTTGGTGACCGTGTTTGGTTACATATCAGCAAGGAAAGAATGCAAGGTGAAGGAAAGAAGTTGAAGCCAGTCAGATATGGTCCTTTTGAGATCTTGGAAAAGATCGGTACCAATGCCTTCCGCCTTAATCTTCCTCCATACATGCAGATTTACTCGGTTGTCAATGTTGAGAATCTAAAGTTGTATGAACCTCCAATGATCTTGGATGAAGACACTGACATACAGGTTCCATCAGTTGATGATCTCTCACTAGAGTACATGTCAGAGTTGTCAGAAGATGTTATCCTTGACAAGAATGTCAGAACGTCACGAAGAGGACCAATTGAATACCTCCGAGTGGGACTTAAGGGGATGCATCCAAGAAAGGCAAGATGGATGGAGATTGGTAAAGTGAGGGAACTTTACCCTCACTTAATTTCCAAGTAA